The following proteins come from a genomic window of Loxodonta africana isolate mLoxAfr1 chromosome 19, mLoxAfr1.hap2, whole genome shotgun sequence:
- the PUS1 gene encoding pseudouridylate synthase 1 homolog translates to MAQNLEVPVSVRAKEEQDKKAWSLQGRVRVWEETEQKAKKLKSDEDEGQSRKLPKRKVVLLLAYSGKGYHGMQRNVRSSRFRTIEDDLVSALVQSGCIPESHGEDMKKMSFQRCARTDKGVSAVGQVVSLKVWLIEDILEKINNHLPSHIRILGLKRVTGGFNSKNRCDARTYCYMLPTFAFAHKDRDMQDESFRLSAETLQRVNELLACFRGTHNFHNFTSQKGPQEPSARRYILEMRCGEPFVRDGLEFAVITVKGQSFMTHQIRKMVGLVVAIMRGHAPESLLEHSWGPTKVDVPKAPGLGLVLERVHFDRYNQRFGGDGLHEPLDWVAEEGAIAAFKECHIFPSIIDTERRERSMAQWLSTLPAHNFSASALAVADGDTKAPSPLGGSEEGEGDTD, encoded by the exons ATGGCCCAGAACCTGGAGGTCCCTGTCTCCGTGCGGGCCAAGGAGGAGCAGGACAAGAAGgcctggagcctgcagggcagaGTCAGAGTCTGGGAGGAAACAGAGCAAAAGGCTAAGAAGCTCAAGAGCGACGAGGATGAGGGACAGAGCAGAAAGCTGCCCAAGCGGAAGGTGGTGCTGCTCCTGGCCTACTCAGGGAAGGGCTACCACGGCATGCAG AGGAACGTCAGGTCCTCACGGTTCAGGACGATCGAGGACGACCTAGTGTCTGCCCTTGTTCAGTCGGGCTGCATTCCTGAGAGCCACGGTGAGGACATGAAGAAGATGTCATTCCAGCGCTGCGCACGGACAGACAAG GGTGTGTCTGCCGTGGGCCAGGTAGTGTCCCTGAAGGTGTGGCTGATCGAGGACATTCTAGAGAAGATCAACAACCACCTCCCATCTCACATTCGGATTCTGG GCCTGAAACGAGTCACGGGTGGCTTCAACTCCAAGAACAGGTGCGACGCCAGGACCTACTGCTACATGCTGCCCACCTTCGCCTTTGCCCACAAGGACCGGGACATGCAGGACGAGAGCTTCAGGCTGAGTGCTGAGACGCTGCAGCGGGTTAACGAGCTGCTCGCCTGCTTCCGGGGCACGCACAACTTCCACAACTTCACGTCACAGAAGGGGCCGCAGGAGCCTAGCGCGCGCCGCTACATCTTAGAGATGCGCTGCGGGGAGCCCTTTGTGCGAGACGGCCTGGAGTTCGCCGTCATCACGGTGAAGGGCCAGAGCTTCATGACCCACCAGATCCGCAAGATGGTGGGCCTGGTGGTGGCCATCATGAGAGGCCACGCCCCTGAGAGCCTGCTGGAGCACAGCTGGGGCCCCACCAAGGTGGACGTGCCCAAGGCGCCGGGGCTTGGGCTGGTGCTGGAGCGTGTACACTTTGACAGGTACAACCAGCGCTTTGGGGGTGATGGGCTGCACGAGCCGCTGGACTGGGTGGCAGAGGAGGGCGCCATCGCTGCCTTCAAGGAGTGCCACATCTTCCCCAGCATCATAGACACCGAGCGGCGGGAGCGCTCCATGGCACAGTGGCTGAGCACGCTGCCTGCACACAACTTCAGTGCCTCAGCCCTCGCCGTGGCCGATGGGGACACCAAG GCTCCCAGCCCCCTGGGGGGCAGCGAGGAGGGTGAAGGAGACACTGACTGA